A single genomic interval of Oleidesulfovibrio alaskensis DSM 16109 harbors:
- the hysB gene encoding NiFeSe hydrogenase small subunit, with protein sequence MKEAGMSLSRRNFVKLCTGTVAGFGVSQMFHPAIRDALADTLKGDRPPVLWLQGQGCTGCSVSLLNSVHPSIKDVLLDVISLEFHPTVMAWEGEHAIEHMMKIAEKYEGKFFVVVEGSIPLAADGKYCIIGDIDHKEISIADAMRDIAAKSAAVLAVGTCAAYGGIPAAEGNLTEAVSVQQFFEQEGIKTPVVNIPGCPPHPDWIVGTVVVALDAIKKHGLQGGLGEVVKLLDGDGRPTPFYGTNIHDNCPYLPQFEEYVMSETFTQKDGCRYELGCKGPSTMADCYKRKWNNGVNWCISNAVCIGCVEPDFPDGKSPFYES encoded by the coding sequence TTGAAGGAGGCAGGGATGAGTCTCAGCAGGCGTAATTTTGTAAAACTGTGCACAGGCACAGTGGCGGGCTTTGGGGTATCCCAGATGTTCCATCCCGCAATTCGCGACGCACTGGCTGATACGCTGAAAGGCGACCGTCCGCCCGTGCTCTGGCTGCAGGGTCAGGGCTGTACCGGGTGCTCGGTCTCGCTGCTCAACAGCGTCCACCCCAGCATCAAGGACGTTCTTCTTGATGTGATCAGTCTTGAGTTCCACCCCACGGTCATGGCGTGGGAAGGTGAACACGCCATCGAACACATGATGAAGATCGCAGAGAAGTACGAAGGCAAGTTCTTTGTGGTTGTTGAAGGTTCCATTCCGCTTGCTGCGGACGGCAAATACTGCATCATCGGCGATATAGACCACAAAGAAATCTCCATCGCCGACGCCATGCGCGACATCGCCGCAAAATCCGCTGCTGTTCTTGCAGTGGGCACCTGTGCAGCCTACGGCGGCATTCCCGCGGCCGAAGGCAACCTGACCGAAGCAGTTTCCGTTCAGCAGTTCTTTGAGCAGGAAGGCATAAAAACTCCTGTTGTCAATATTCCCGGCTGTCCGCCCCACCCCGACTGGATTGTGGGTACGGTCGTAGTCGCGCTTGACGCCATCAAAAAGCACGGCCTGCAGGGCGGTCTGGGCGAAGTTGTCAAGCTGCTCGATGGTGACGGACGCCCCACTCCCTTCTACGGTACAAACATCCACGACAACTGTCCGTACCTGCCGCAGTTTGAAGAATACGTCATGTCTGAAACATTTACTCAGAAAGACGGCTGCCGGTACGAACTGGGATGTAAAGGCCCCTCCACCATGGCAGACTGCTACAAGCGCAAATGGAACAACGGCGTCAACTGGTGCATCAGCAACGCTGTCTGCATCGGCTGTGTGGAACCCGACTTCCCCGACGGCAAGTCCCCGTTCTACGAGTCTTAA
- the hysA gene encoding NiFeSe hydrogenase large subunit HysA, which produces MSGCTNKMAAGGVSGKTKIAIDPVTRIEGHLKAEVVVEGGKVVDAHISGGMFRGFENILRGRDPRDASQIVQRICGVCPTAHSTASVMALDKAFGVKVTTNGRLTRNLILGANYMQSHILHFYHLAALDFVQGPETAPFVPRFKNPDLRLPSAVNQVAVDQYLEALEVRRICHEMVAIFGGRMPHVQGQVVGGTTEIPTKEALVEYAARFKKVRKFVEEKYVPVVYLVGSVYKDLFAFGQGYKNCVAFGVFPLNDEGTEFALKPGVYMDGEDKPFDARLIKEYVKYSWFDDSTTGLHYTEGQTIPDPEKPGAYSFVKAPRYNGKPCEVGPLARMWVANPELSPMGQKMLKEHYGIDAKRFRDIGAEAAFSLMGRHVARAEETWLTTNYIERWLKEVVPGAETYVPSEIPEQAEGTGFTEAPRGSLLHYIDIKDSVISNYQIVSATLWNCNPRDDMGNRGPVEEALIGTPVPDLENPVNIARLIRAFDP; this is translated from the coding sequence ATGTCTGGTTGCACGAATAAAATGGCAGCCGGTGGCGTGAGTGGCAAAACTAAAATTGCCATCGACCCGGTTACCAGAATCGAAGGCCACCTGAAGGCCGAAGTCGTCGTGGAAGGGGGCAAAGTCGTTGACGCCCACATTTCCGGCGGCATGTTCCGAGGCTTTGAGAACATTCTGCGCGGGCGCGATCCGCGCGATGCGTCTCAGATTGTACAGCGTATCTGCGGCGTATGCCCCACTGCACACTCGACCGCTTCGGTCATGGCTCTGGATAAGGCTTTCGGTGTAAAGGTGACCACAAACGGCCGCCTGACCAGAAACCTGATTCTGGGTGCCAACTACATGCAGTCGCATATTCTGCATTTCTATCATCTGGCCGCACTGGACTTTGTGCAGGGGCCGGAAACCGCACCTTTTGTCCCCCGCTTCAAAAATCCCGACCTGCGCCTGCCTTCCGCTGTGAATCAGGTGGCTGTCGACCAGTATCTTGAAGCACTTGAAGTCCGCCGCATCTGCCACGAAATGGTGGCCATTTTCGGCGGCAGAATGCCTCACGTACAGGGTCAGGTTGTAGGCGGCACCACAGAAATTCCCACCAAGGAAGCTCTTGTCGAATACGCAGCCCGCTTCAAAAAAGTACGCAAATTCGTGGAAGAAAAATACGTTCCCGTTGTGTACCTTGTGGGCAGCGTCTACAAAGACCTTTTCGCTTTCGGTCAGGGCTACAAGAACTGCGTCGCTTTCGGCGTGTTCCCGCTCAATGACGAAGGCACCGAATTCGCCCTGAAGCCCGGCGTATACATGGATGGTGAGGACAAGCCCTTTGATGCCCGCCTCATCAAGGAATACGTCAAATACAGCTGGTTCGACGACAGCACAACCGGCCTGCACTACACTGAAGGCCAGACCATACCTGACCCCGAAAAGCCCGGCGCATACAGCTTCGTCAAGGCTCCCCGCTACAACGGCAAGCCCTGTGAAGTGGGCCCGCTGGCCCGTATGTGGGTGGCCAACCCCGAACTGAGCCCCATGGGCCAGAAGATGCTCAAGGAACACTACGGCATCGACGCCAAGCGCTTCCGCGATATCGGTGCCGAAGCCGCCTTTTCGCTGATGGGCCGCCACGTGGCCCGCGCAGAAGAAACCTGGCTGACCACCAACTACATAGAGCGCTGGCTCAAGGAAGTGGTGCCGGGAGCTGAAACCTACGTGCCTTCCGAAATTCCCGAACAGGCCGAAGGAACGGGCTTCACCGAAGCTCCCCGCGGTTCGCTGCTGCACTACATCGACATCAAGGATTCGGTGATCAGCAACTACCAGATAGTCTCTGCCACACTGTGGAACTGCAACCCCCGTGACGACATGGGCAACCGCGGTCCCGTGGAAGAAGCTCTCATAGGCACCCCCGTGCCGGATCTGGAAAACCCGGTGAACATCGCGCGGCTCATACGCGCGTTTGACCCGTGA
- the hysD gene encoding NiFeSe hydrogenase maturation protease: MPRLLVLGIGNNLLTDDGVGVFAAEALLKESWPENVTIMDGGTFTQDIFYLFEGYDRLLVLDVIHAGHPPGTIYRLTEDDLIQKDSQRLSIHDVDLIDSLKMAELRGKRPRLQVVGMEPKDITTWNIGLSEPCRNSFENFLDAARQDIRAIIEEMG; the protein is encoded by the coding sequence ATGCCCCGACTGCTGGTACTGGGAATCGGCAACAACCTGCTTACTGACGACGGTGTCGGTGTTTTTGCGGCTGAAGCACTTCTGAAAGAAAGCTGGCCCGAGAATGTCACCATCATGGACGGCGGCACTTTTACGCAGGATATTTTCTACCTGTTCGAAGGATACGACAGGCTGCTGGTGCTTGATGTGATCCATGCCGGCCATCCCCCCGGAACAATTTACCGGCTCACCGAAGACGACCTGATTCAGAAGGACAGCCAGCGGCTTTCCATACATGACGTTGACCTCATAGATTCGCTGAAAATGGCGGAACTGCGAGGCAAACGCCCGCGCCTGCAGGTTGTCGGCATGGAACCCAAAGACATCACCACATGGAATATCGGACTTTCGGAACCATGCAGAAACAGTTTTGAAAATTTTCTTGACGCCGCAAGGCAGGACATACGCGCCATAATTGAAGAGATGGGCTGA
- a CDS encoding hydrogenase small subunit: MKFSVGLGKEGAEERLASRGVSRRDFLKFCSTVAVAMGMGPAFAPEVARALTSGKRPSVVYLHNAECTGCSESVLRAFNPYIDELLLDTISLDYHETIMAAAGHAAEEALHQAVHAPDGFVAIVEGALPVKDNGIYGMVGGRTMLDICSDILPRAKAVIAYGTCATFGGVQAAAPNPTGAKGINDALAELGVNAVNISGCPPNPFNLVGTIVHYLHHGTIPELDSQNRPLMFFGKSVHEQCPRLKHFDAGEFAPSFDSEEARKGWCLYELGCKGPMTMNNCPKIKFNQTNWPVDAGHPCIGCSEPDFWDAMSPFYEM, encoded by the coding sequence ATGAAGTTTTCTGTGGGTCTCGGCAAAGAGGGCGCAGAAGAGCGGTTGGCAAGCCGCGGCGTATCACGTCGTGACTTCCTTAAATTCTGTTCCACCGTGGCCGTGGCCATGGGCATGGGGCCGGCTTTTGCGCCGGAAGTGGCCCGCGCCCTGACATCGGGTAAACGGCCTTCGGTGGTGTACCTGCACAATGCCGAATGCACAGGCTGCTCGGAGTCTGTGCTGCGCGCATTCAACCCCTACATCGACGAACTGCTGCTGGACACCATTTCGCTGGACTATCACGAAACCATAATGGCAGCTGCAGGCCATGCCGCCGAAGAAGCGCTGCATCAGGCAGTACACGCTCCCGACGGATTCGTCGCCATTGTGGAAGGAGCCCTGCCGGTCAAGGACAACGGCATATACGGTATGGTCGGCGGCAGAACCATGCTTGACATATGCTCCGACATCCTGCCCAGGGCAAAGGCCGTCATAGCCTACGGCACCTGTGCCACGTTCGGCGGTGTGCAGGCGGCCGCCCCCAACCCCACCGGCGCAAAAGGCATCAACGATGCACTGGCCGAGTTGGGTGTCAATGCCGTCAATATCTCCGGCTGCCCGCCCAACCCCTTTAACCTTGTGGGCACCATCGTCCACTACCTCCACCATGGCACCATTCCCGAACTTGATTCTCAAAACCGCCCCCTCATGTTCTTCGGCAAATCGGTGCATGAGCAATGCCCGCGCCTGAAGCATTTCGACGCCGGAGAATTCGCTCCGTCCTTCGATTCAGAAGAAGCCCGCAAAGGGTGGTGTCTGTACGAACTGGGCTGCAAGGGTCCCATGACCATGAATAACTGCCCCAAAATCAAGTTCAACCAGACCAACTGGCCTGTTGATGCCGGCCACCCCTGCATCGGCTGCAGCGAACCTGATTTCTGGGATGCCATGAGCCCGTTCTACGAAATGTAG
- a CDS encoding nickel-dependent hydrogenase large subunit: MSGCRAKTAPAGIPVTPKSDYSGPIVVDPITRIEGHLRIEVEVENGRIKNAWSSSQLFRGLEIILKGRDPRDAQHFTQRSCGVCTYVHALASTRCVDNAVGVRIPKNATLIRNMVLAAQYMHDHIVHFYHLHALDWVDVTNALKADPAKAAKLANTISPRKTTAADLKAVQERLTKFVESGQLGPFTNAYFLGGHPSYYLEPEVDLIATAHYLEALRLQVKAARAMAVFGAKNPHTQFTDVGGVTCYAALTPERIAEFTALWKETKAFIDEVYIPDLLAVAGSYKDWSAIGGTSNFLTFGEFPTDEYDLNSRFFPQGAIFNRDLSAVKDFDPSSIMEHVRYSWYEGDKAHHPYEGVTEPKYTGLRGENDRYSWMKAPRYLEEPMETGPLAQVLTAYARGHKETKALVDMVLGKLGVGPEALFSTLGRTAARGIETAIIAEKTGQMINELKDNIASGDTTIYEPWEMPDEAEGVGFVTAPRGALSHWIKIREGKIENFQLVVPSTWSLGPRCANGKLSPVEEALVGTPVADPKRPVEILRTVHSFDPCIACGVHVIDSQTNGVHKFKVL; encoded by the coding sequence ATGAGCGGTTGCAGAGCAAAAACAGCCCCCGCCGGAATTCCGGTCACGCCCAAGAGCGACTACAGCGGTCCCATTGTAGTGGACCCGATTACACGCATCGAAGGGCACCTGCGCATTGAGGTGGAGGTTGAAAACGGCCGTATTAAAAATGCCTGGAGCAGTTCACAGCTGTTCCGCGGACTCGAAATAATCCTCAAAGGACGCGACCCTCGCGACGCACAGCACTTCACTCAGCGCTCATGCGGTGTTTGCACCTATGTCCATGCCCTTGCCTCCACCCGCTGCGTGGACAACGCCGTGGGAGTGCGCATTCCCAAAAACGCAACGCTGATCCGCAACATGGTGCTGGCCGCGCAGTATATGCATGATCATATCGTGCACTTCTATCATCTGCATGCGCTGGACTGGGTGGATGTAACCAACGCACTTAAAGCCGACCCCGCTAAAGCCGCCAAGCTGGCGAACACCATCTCGCCGCGCAAAACCACGGCCGCTGACCTTAAAGCCGTACAGGAACGCCTGACCAAGTTTGTAGAAAGCGGCCAGCTCGGCCCCTTCACCAATGCCTACTTCCTCGGCGGGCATCCGTCTTACTATCTTGAGCCCGAAGTGGACCTCATTGCCACTGCCCACTATCTGGAGGCCCTGCGTCTGCAGGTGAAAGCCGCCAGGGCCATGGCTGTGTTCGGTGCCAAAAACCCGCACACCCAGTTCACCGACGTAGGCGGTGTGACCTGCTATGCCGCACTGACCCCCGAACGCATTGCAGAGTTCACTGCTCTGTGGAAAGAAACAAAAGCATTCATCGACGAAGTATACATTCCGGACCTGCTGGCAGTGGCCGGTTCGTACAAAGACTGGTCGGCCATCGGCGGTACCAGCAACTTCCTCACCTTCGGCGAGTTCCCCACAGATGAATACGACCTGAACAGCCGTTTCTTCCCGCAGGGAGCCATCTTCAACCGCGACCTCTCGGCGGTGAAGGATTTCGACCCTTCGAGCATCATGGAGCATGTGCGCTACAGCTGGTATGAAGGCGACAAAGCGCACCACCCCTATGAAGGCGTGACCGAACCCAAATACACCGGCCTGCGGGGCGAAAACGACCGCTACTCGTGGATGAAAGCCCCCCGCTATCTTGAAGAGCCCATGGAAACGGGCCCGCTTGCACAGGTGCTTACCGCCTATGCCCGCGGCCACAAAGAAACAAAAGCGCTTGTTGACATGGTGCTGGGCAAACTGGGCGTGGGACCGGAAGCTCTCTTCTCCACGCTGGGACGCACCGCCGCACGAGGCATTGAAACCGCCATCATCGCCGAAAAAACAGGTCAGATGATCAACGAGTTGAAAGACAACATTGCCTCGGGTGACACGACGATCTACGAACCGTGGGAAATGCCCGACGAAGCGGAAGGTGTCGGATTTGTCACCGCACCGCGCGGCGCTCTGTCGCATTGGATCAAAATCCGTGAAGGCAAAATTGAAAACTTCCAGCTCGTGGTTCCTTCCACGTGGTCGCTGGGCCCGCGCTGTGCCAACGGCAAGCTGAGCCCTGTGGAAGAAGCGCTGGTGGGCACCCCCGTTGCCGACCCCAAACGTCCTGTGGAAATCCTGCGTACCGTGCATTCGTTTGACCCCTGCATCGCCTGCGGCGTGCACGTCATCGATTCGCAGACCAACGGGGTGCATAAGTTCAAAGTGCTGTAA
- a CDS encoding HyaD/HybD family hydrogenase maturation endopeptidase, which translates to MEQTKRILVLGVGNILYTDEGLGVRAVESLMDRYEFSDNITLMDGGTLGIKLMDAIMSCEQLIVVDAVLGGDAPGSVYRLTGEDLRKSLGFNDSMHQTDLVDTLIYCEIAGNRPQAVVIGMEPYDYQSMGTELSATVAERLPAMCEIVLKEVSDHGGRWSART; encoded by the coding sequence ATGGAGCAGACAAAACGCATACTTGTTCTGGGCGTCGGCAACATATTGTACACCGACGAAGGGCTGGGAGTCCGCGCAGTGGAATCCCTCATGGACCGTTATGAGTTTTCAGACAACATTACTCTTATGGATGGCGGCACACTGGGCATCAAGCTTATGGACGCCATCATGAGCTGCGAACAGCTGATTGTGGTTGACGCCGTACTGGGCGGCGATGCTCCGGGCTCAGTCTACCGGCTGACCGGCGAAGACCTGCGCAAAAGTCTCGGCTTCAATGATTCCATGCATCAGACCGACCTTGTGGATACGCTTATATACTGCGAAATTGCGGGCAACCGGCCGCAGGCAGTTGTCATAGGCATGGAGCCGTATGACTACCAATCCATGGGAACGGAGCTTTCAGCCACTGTGGCAGAACGCCTGCCCGCAATGTGCGAGATTGTGCTCAAAGAGGTTTCCGATCATGGCGGCAGGTGGTCCGCCAGAACATAA
- a CDS encoding HypC/HybG/HupF family hydrogenase formation chaperone, with protein sequence MCLAIPAEVNELLDGDMAKCRVGKSDTFVNVSTMLLEEPAAVGDFLIVHAGFALRKLDPAEAQESLRLLRQMANIEEGTPGGF encoded by the coding sequence ATGTGTCTGGCAATTCCTGCGGAAGTGAACGAGCTGCTTGACGGAGACATGGCCAAGTGCCGTGTGGGCAAAAGCGACACCTTTGTTAATGTTTCCACAATGCTGCTTGAAGAACCCGCAGCTGTGGGAGATTTTCTCATCGTCCATGCAGGATTTGCCCTGCGCAAGCTGGACCCCGCAGAAGCACAGGAGAGCCTGCGTCTGCTCCGGCAGATGGCCAACATCGAAGAAGGAACTCCCGGAGGCTTTTAG
- a CDS encoding arylesterase yields MLPPFTILALGDSLTEGYGLPAGCAVPDVLRQLLEKSGTRVRIVNLGLSGDTTAGGLRRLRAWLSRHPAPHAAMVELGVNDTFMGLEYEEIEDNLDAILQILTAQDIPVLLTSMPLLFPAHEEDRKAFDAIYSNLAARHRVMLHPFFPEGVAANPALSLPDGIHPAPAGAHAIAEHLLPAVQKLLCNAAGRA; encoded by the coding sequence GTGCTTCCGCCTTTTACCATCCTTGCTCTGGGAGACAGCCTGACTGAAGGTTACGGCCTTCCGGCGGGATGTGCTGTTCCCGATGTTCTCCGGCAGCTGCTGGAAAAATCAGGTACCCGCGTCCGCATTGTGAATCTGGGGCTTTCCGGCGATACAACAGCAGGCGGCCTCAGAAGACTGCGGGCATGGCTTTCGCGACACCCGGCTCCCCATGCCGCCATGGTGGAGCTGGGTGTCAACGATACATTCATGGGACTGGAATACGAAGAAATTGAAGACAACCTTGATGCCATCCTGCAGATATTGACAGCTCAGGATATTCCGGTCCTTCTTACCTCCATGCCGTTACTTTTTCCCGCACATGAAGAAGACCGAAAGGCGTTTGACGCCATCTATTCAAATCTCGCCGCGCGTCACCGTGTCATGCTTCACCCCTTTTTTCCCGAGGGCGTTGCGGCAAATCCTGCTCTGAGCCTGCCCGACGGCATTCACCCTGCCCCCGCAGGCGCACATGCCATCGCCGAACATCTTCTGCCTGCCGTACAAAAACTGCTGTGCAACGCCGCCGGCAGAGCCTGA
- the ileS gene encoding isoleucine--tRNA ligase has translation MSDYKKTLHLPVTKFPMKANLTQKEPEMLKRWEQTDAYRIMYSTGATKEPFVLHDGPPYANGNIHLGHALNKIIKDIIIKSRNMQGHPSQYVPGWDCHGLPIEHKVEQQLGEKKKTLPAHAVRRECRKYATKYLDIQRKEFKRLGVMGQWDNPYLTMTPAYEAATARELVRFMEKGSVVRSKKPIYWCCSCETALAEAEVEYHDHTSPSIFVRFPMPDARVAEILGTDPASTSIVIWTTTPWTIPDNMAVAVHPEFEYAVVKNDGQHYVLAAELAASCAETFGWENPQTVRTVTGAALEGLVARHPIYNRESPVVLADYVTLDSGTGCVHTAPGHGREDYETGLRYGLEIYSPMNDEGRFLDSVEFFAGLNVFEANPKVIEKLAELGNLLAQAKIKHSYPHCWRCKQPVIFRATTQWFISMEANGLREKALKAIRNDVDWIPAWGEERIYSMVENRPDWCISRQRLWGVPIIALLCESCDEAWYDTEWAAGIVEKFANHPTGCDYWFETDLSQIVPEGLVCPKCGGTHWAKVKDILDVWFDSGTSFAAVVEQREECSFPADMYLEGSDQHRGWFHSSLLASVGTRGIPPYKAVLTHGYVVDGEGRKMSKSIGNGIAPQEIIDKYGAEILRMWVSSADYREDVRISEEILSRLVDAYRRIRNTCRYLLGNLSDLSAADLLPVGQLESLDRFALDIAMRAHKRVQAAYNDYEFHKVYHTLHNLCVSDLSAFYLDILKDRLYSSKADSKERRSAQTAVYHILMLLIRDMAPVLSFTAEEVYSYIPEALRPEAVTVFALREDDIPPMEMPAAEREDWETFLAVRAEVTKAMEPVRKSGEIGHPLDAHVTLFMDDALAAKLKATGADLRACFIVSKVTVAPLAQAPEQAYTSEELNGLRISIAKAPGQKCERCWIWSEELGSSSEHPSLCPRCTGVLCA, from the coding sequence ATGAGCGATTATAAAAAAACCCTGCATCTGCCTGTCACCAAATTTCCCATGAAGGCAAATCTGACCCAGAAAGAGCCTGAAATGCTCAAGCGCTGGGAACAAACCGATGCGTACCGGATCATGTACTCCACCGGAGCCACCAAGGAGCCGTTCGTGCTCCATGACGGCCCGCCCTACGCCAACGGCAACATCCATCTGGGACATGCGCTCAATAAAATCATCAAAGATATCATTATAAAATCCCGCAACATGCAGGGGCATCCTTCTCAGTATGTTCCCGGGTGGGACTGCCATGGTCTGCCCATCGAACATAAGGTGGAGCAGCAGCTGGGCGAAAAAAAGAAAACGCTTCCGGCCCATGCAGTGCGCAGAGAATGCCGGAAATACGCCACCAAATATCTTGATATCCAGCGCAAAGAATTTAAAAGGCTCGGCGTGATGGGTCAGTGGGACAACCCCTATCTGACCATGACTCCGGCTTACGAGGCAGCCACCGCGCGCGAACTTGTGCGCTTTATGGAAAAAGGTTCGGTGGTGCGCAGCAAAAAACCCATTTACTGGTGCTGCTCCTGCGAAACGGCCCTCGCGGAAGCCGAGGTTGAATACCACGACCACACCTCGCCTTCGATCTTTGTCCGTTTCCCCATGCCTGACGCCCGTGTGGCCGAAATTCTGGGTACCGACCCGGCATCAACATCCATTGTCATCTGGACCACTACCCCGTGGACAATTCCGGACAACATGGCCGTGGCCGTACACCCCGAATTTGAATACGCCGTGGTAAAGAACGACGGACAGCACTATGTGCTGGCTGCTGAGCTTGCCGCTTCCTGTGCGGAAACCTTTGGCTGGGAAAACCCGCAGACAGTGCGCACCGTAACCGGTGCGGCGCTGGAAGGGCTGGTTGCCCGCCACCCCATTTACAATCGTGAATCTCCCGTGGTGCTTGCAGATTATGTAACGCTTGATTCCGGTACAGGCTGTGTGCACACGGCACCTGGTCACGGCCGCGAAGACTACGAAACCGGCTTGCGCTACGGTCTGGAAATATACTCGCCCATGAACGACGAAGGGCGTTTTCTTGATTCCGTAGAATTTTTCGCCGGACTCAATGTCTTTGAGGCTAATCCCAAAGTCATTGAAAAACTTGCGGAACTGGGCAACCTGCTTGCTCAGGCAAAAATCAAGCATTCGTATCCTCACTGCTGGCGCTGTAAGCAGCCTGTCATCTTCCGCGCCACCACCCAGTGGTTCATTTCCATGGAAGCCAACGGCCTGCGCGAAAAAGCGCTGAAAGCCATCCGCAACGATGTGGACTGGATTCCGGCATGGGGCGAAGAGCGCATCTACAGCATGGTCGAAAACAGGCCCGACTGGTGCATTTCGCGTCAGCGGCTGTGGGGTGTGCCCATCATAGCCCTGCTGTGCGAATCCTGCGATGAGGCATGGTACGACACAGAGTGGGCGGCCGGCATTGTTGAAAAATTTGCCAATCACCCCACGGGCTGCGATTACTGGTTTGAAACAGATCTTTCGCAGATTGTACCCGAAGGACTTGTCTGCCCCAAATGCGGCGGTACACACTGGGCAAAAGTCAAAGACATCCTTGATGTCTGGTTTGACTCCGGCACCAGCTTTGCAGCCGTGGTGGAACAACGCGAAGAATGCTCATTCCCTGCAGACATGTATCTGGAAGGCTCAGACCAGCACCGGGGCTGGTTCCACAGCTCGCTGCTGGCATCCGTGGGCACCCGCGGTATTCCTCCTTACAAAGCCGTCCTAACGCACGGCTACGTTGTGGACGGTGAAGGGCGCAAGATGTCGAAATCCATCGGCAACGGCATTGCCCCTCAGGAAATCATTGATAAGTACGGGGCAGAGATACTGCGTATGTGGGTATCATCCGCCGATTACCGCGAAGATGTACGGATATCCGAAGAAATCCTGAGCAGACTGGTGGATGCCTACCGCAGAATCCGCAATACCTGCCGCTATCTGCTGGGCAACCTTTCGGACCTGAGCGCTGCAGACCTGCTGCCTGTGGGCCAGCTGGAGAGCCTTGACCGCTTTGCGCTGGATATAGCCATGCGTGCCCACAAACGGGTGCAGGCAGCCTATAACGACTACGAATTCCATAAGGTGTACCATACGCTGCACAATCTCTGCGTCAGCGACCTTTCGGCTTTCTACCTTGATATACTCAAGGACCGGCTTTACTCATCCAAAGCCGACTCGAAAGAACGCCGCTCGGCACAGACCGCAGTGTACCACATTCTCATGCTGCTCATCCGCGACATGGCACCGGTGCTCAGCTTCACCGCCGAAGAAGTGTACAGCTACATTCCCGAAGCACTGCGTCCCGAAGCCGTGACAGTGTTTGCACTGCGCGAAGACGACATTCCGCCCATGGAAATGCCCGCGGCGGAACGTGAAGACTGGGAAACGTTTCTGGCTGTCCGCGCCGAAGTGACTAAAGCCATGGAACCGGTCCGCAAATCCGGCGAAATTGGCCATCCGCTGGATGCCCACGTGACCCTGTTCATGGATGATGCGCTTGCGGCAAAACTGAAGGCGACCGGTGCGGACCTGCGGGCCTGCTTCATCGTTTCTAAAGTTACCGTCGCACCTCTGGCACAGGCTCCTGAGCAGGCCTACACGTCGGAAGAACTGAACGGCCTGCGCATATCCATTGCCAAGGCACCCGGACAAAAATGCGAACGGTGCTGGATATGGAGCGAAGAACTGGGCAGCAGCAGCGAACACCCGTCGTTGTGCCCCCGGTGCACCGGCGTACTCTGCGCCTGA
- the lspA gene encoding signal peptidase II translates to MRPRFFVVYLIAALVIAVDQWTKQWAASTIPPLIGYTVIPGFFDLVNVRNRGAAFGFLNRSDIEWQFWLFFAAAVTAVLAIIAMTRSAKSNPYLFTGFGLIMGGAIGNLIDRIRFRAVIDFLDFHIGGYHWPAFNVADMGICVGAFFVCLAVYKHK, encoded by the coding sequence ATGCGTCCACGTTTTTTCGTCGTGTACCTCATCGCCGCACTTGTCATTGCCGTTGACCAGTGGACAAAGCAATGGGCAGCCTCCACCATCCCTCCGCTCATCGGCTATACAGTTATTCCCGGTTTTTTCGACCTCGTAAACGTGCGTAACCGCGGCGCTGCTTTCGGCTTTTTAAACAGAAGCGACATAGAATGGCAGTTCTGGCTCTTTTTCGCCGCTGCCGTCACAGCCGTCCTCGCCATCATTGCCATGACACGCTCCGCCAAAAGCAATCCCTACCTGTTTACAGGGTTCGGGCTTATCATGGGGGGAGCCATCGGCAACCTCATTGACAGAATCCGCTTCCGCGCCGTTATCGACTTTCTTGATTTCCACATAGGCGGGTATCACTGGCCCGCATTCAACGTGGCGGATATGGGCATCTGCGTCGGAGCATTTTTTGTCTGCCTGGCAGTGTACAAACACAAATAA
- a CDS encoding PLD nuclease N-terminal domain-containing protein — MLPLVDLVLQTDNLPLMMLLLAAPIIPNLWCIWHAYSNEFPSPAERVLWMGIGVFVPVLGGLSYLLFGWRRSRKPRTGPDEQ, encoded by the coding sequence ATGCTCCCACTGGTTGACCTTGTACTGCAAACTGATAATCTTCCGCTGATGATGCTGCTGCTTGCCGCACCTATCATTCCCAACCTGTGGTGCATCTGGCATGCCTATTCAAATGAATTTCCCTCTCCGGCCGAGCGGGTTCTCTGGATGGGAATAGGTGTTTTCGTTCCGGTGCTCGGCGGGTTGTCGTACTTGTTATTCGGCTGGCGCCGCAGCAGAAAACCCCGGACAGGACCTGATGAACAGTAA